The following coding sequences lie in one Arthrobacter sp. SLBN-122 genomic window:
- a CDS encoding sigma factor-like helix-turn-helix DNA-binding protein produces MTTTPELSREQRDAAMVERYADGETLDAIGQSFGITRERVRQIIAKVGGTNAEESRKKRAADREALVQDSYRAFLFSYEELARHMARRGCTRVDAINRLESLYPGINIELAEDALRSSDIVFDSSQTDDIFSKEAVAAGIWYLLGSDLGLPPDREWAAVHLELSLMSELRGALEAAEVTPDDVATILGVIGAAQKHVEENPSASITAQRYHRLRGELIPGLGLVSRKGSNAWPPTGQTLMKRFGSWNDALEAMGIGTTRQGRPKGLVKFTREDYDNAVRNYCSAARAANTKATNAGYDAWARAERAEGRERPSIAAVRGIYGSWSNAVRSVQE; encoded by the coding sequence ATGACAACAACTCCTGAACTCAGCCGGGAGCAGCGCGATGCTGCGATGGTTGAGCGCTACGCCGATGGTGAGACGCTGGACGCTATCGGCCAGAGCTTCGGCATTACCCGTGAGCGGGTCCGGCAGATCATCGCCAAAGTGGGTGGGACGAACGCCGAGGAATCCCGCAAGAAAAGGGCCGCCGATCGAGAAGCTCTCGTTCAGGACAGTTACAGAGCCTTCCTCTTTAGTTATGAAGAACTCGCCCGGCATATGGCACGCCGTGGGTGCACCCGTGTAGACGCTATCAACAGGCTTGAAAGTCTCTATCCGGGCATCAATATAGAACTCGCTGAAGACGCACTCAGGTCCTCCGATATCGTCTTTGACTCCAGCCAAACGGACGATATCTTCTCTAAGGAAGCGGTAGCTGCCGGCATCTGGTACTTGCTGGGTTCTGATTTGGGCCTCCCCCCGGATAGGGAGTGGGCGGCTGTACATCTTGAACTGTCCCTGATGTCCGAGCTCCGTGGCGCGCTTGAAGCAGCAGAAGTGACACCAGATGATGTGGCCACCATCCTCGGGGTCATCGGAGCGGCGCAGAAGCACGTCGAAGAGAACCCGTCTGCCAGCATCACGGCGCAGCGCTATCACCGGCTTCGTGGGGAGCTGATTCCCGGCCTGGGCTTGGTCTCTCGCAAAGGTTCGAACGCTTGGCCACCAACGGGCCAGACCTTGATGAAGCGCTTCGGAAGCTGGAATGACGCGCTTGAAGCCATGGGAATTGGAACCACAAGACAGGGCCGGCCGAAGGGTCTGGTCAAATTCACGCGCGAAGATTATGACAATGCTGTTCGAAACTATTGCTCGGCTGCACGGGCAGCCAATACGAAGGCGACGAACGCGGGATATGACGCGTGGGCAAGGGCAGAGCGCGCTGAGGGCCGAGAAAGACCATCCATAGCCGCGGTACGAGGAATCTACGGCTCGTGGTCGAACGCCGTGCGTTCGGTACAGGAATAG
- a CDS encoding TY-Chap domain-containing protein, which translates to MGEDLLEQHEDVHSQDLASVDVREPYRRGDPLRFIAKAKGCSTEEVSLLALTQADTNDELERSRAVRRRCLATNEALLGNEEMVERLFASGIDRDEIPKVLTALGTSIDVQIAAELLHIPGIPGGQSVDELPSRRLVDKLSLLYVAGVHHQVKPDYQLALGKISLPAVSELRGLLNQRLPYRRMAEILAVIETTALAIRARTITTISHEDYESATRAVSRRLGSITNDPDDPWPVPGRTLRARYGHGSWESLLNSVGMRLLSSDHRFTELDYLDVLDRSTEECMQFGNPMDVEFYDQWIIAAAAVREEHPSAVELIRRYGSWEAAIEVILPQEEEVDEEPDTHEFYWGFPFGFEDESLAINEAKFQRETEEWHQAGELIGQLLAKMPWNSFLRVEYDGNEEITTRPYAQATPSADGVWCEIVSEQYLPAAEWPIDRRYLEKSRWSAPDEEVPNWRKERVPAGEAGHAIVRGLRHGRRCQDANKLRWSTGEFPSGPGPDGGVTIERALEGEVQSLRNAA; encoded by the coding sequence ATGGGGGAAGACTTGCTGGAACAGCATGAGGACGTGCACAGCCAAGATCTAGCGTCAGTTGACGTGCGCGAACCCTATCGCCGGGGTGATCCGCTCCGCTTTATCGCGAAGGCGAAGGGGTGCAGCACTGAAGAAGTGTCCCTTCTGGCCCTGACCCAGGCTGACACGAATGACGAGTTGGAGCGCTCACGTGCGGTTCGTCGGCGCTGCCTGGCCACCAACGAGGCCTTGTTAGGCAATGAGGAAATGGTCGAGCGGCTTTTTGCCTCGGGGATTGACCGCGACGAGATACCCAAAGTTTTGACTGCGCTGGGTACCTCAATTGATGTTCAAATCGCCGCGGAGCTTCTTCACATTCCTGGTATTCCTGGTGGTCAATCAGTTGACGAACTTCCTTCACGCCGGCTGGTTGACAAGCTAAGCCTGCTGTATGTGGCAGGAGTGCACCATCAAGTCAAACCAGATTATCAATTGGCACTGGGAAAGATATCACTGCCCGCAGTATCAGAGCTCCGGGGCCTGTTGAATCAGCGCTTGCCGTATCGGCGCATGGCCGAGATTCTAGCCGTAATCGAAACGACAGCTCTTGCTATCCGAGCTAGAACAATCACGACCATTTCTCACGAGGACTACGAGAGCGCTACGCGGGCAGTATCGAGGCGCCTTGGTTCGATTACGAACGACCCGGATGACCCCTGGCCCGTTCCGGGACGAACCTTGCGCGCACGCTACGGTCACGGGTCCTGGGAAAGTTTGCTGAACTCGGTAGGTATGCGACTTCTGTCCAGTGACCACCGCTTCACTGAGCTGGACTACTTGGACGTCCTCGACCGTTCCACCGAGGAATGCATGCAATTCGGGAATCCCATGGACGTAGAGTTTTACGACCAGTGGATCATCGCGGCCGCCGCGGTGAGAGAAGAACATCCTTCAGCCGTAGAGCTCATCCGTCGCTACGGTAGCTGGGAAGCCGCCATCGAAGTCATTCTCCCGCAAGAGGAAGAAGTCGACGAAGAGCCGGACACCCACGAGTTCTACTGGGGCTTTCCATTTGGATTTGAGGATGAAAGCCTGGCCATCAATGAGGCGAAATTCCAACGTGAGACGGAGGAATGGCACCAAGCAGGCGAACTCATCGGTCAACTCTTGGCAAAGATGCCGTGGAACAGCTTTCTCCGCGTCGAATACGACGGCAATGAGGAGATCACGACTCGGCCCTATGCGCAGGCGACGCCGAGCGCCGACGGTGTGTGGTGTGAAATTGTGTCTGAGCAATACCTGCCGGCGGCTGAGTGGCCCATCGATAGGCGCTACCTGGAGAAAAGCCGCTGGTCAGCACCGGACGAAGAGGTTCCAAACTGGCGCAAGGAGCGGGTCCCAGCGGGCGAGGCGGGACATGCGATCGTACGTGGTCTAAGGCACGGACGGCGCTGCCAAGACGCAAATAAACTCCGCTGGAGCACTGGCGAGTTTCCATCGGGACCGGGGCCGGATGGAGGCGTCACAATAGAACGGGCTTTGGAAGGCGAAGTCCAGTCACTCCGGAATGCGGCCTAG
- a CDS encoding ADP-ribosylglycohydrolase family protein — protein sequence MKLNPLQNDRAAGVLVALAAGDALGAGYEFGAPLPDGAEVTMKGGGPFGFAPAEWTDDTSMAIPIAEALLESASGATPSSPAALTMVVRAWTSWAAEAKDVGAQTSSVIAAARRLAAAAGRKVTAADFTAAAADFHARTGRSAGNGSLMRTAPLALAYLEREPSELVAAAGVVSALTHADPDAQEACGLWCVAVRHAVLTGRLDVRVGLPLLSEERASVWLERIETAERCRPRDFTRNGWVVEAFQGAWSAIHYAGRSTVGPAHLRAALEEAVRGGRDTDTVAAIAGGLLGSAYGYTAVPFEWRQRLHGWPGLRARDLMVLGMELGRGEGRRAASWPRAERHDYSMWGRTDALVRHPHDDGVWLGGVRSLERVAELGIDAVVSLCRLGTLDVPGVEPEDHASFWVVDSAVEGDNAHASFVLGEAAAAVEHYRSEGKTVLLHCVRAESRTPTVAALYGARVAGISPLVALEDVRRALPNARPNPLFARMLAEAETTTNPVAGGATRAGAQ from the coding sequence ATGAAACTGAACCCCCTGCAGAATGACCGTGCCGCCGGCGTCCTGGTCGCCCTGGCCGCCGGCGACGCCCTCGGCGCCGGCTACGAGTTCGGCGCCCCGCTGCCGGACGGCGCCGAAGTGACCATGAAGGGCGGCGGACCGTTCGGGTTCGCGCCGGCCGAGTGGACGGACGACACCTCCATGGCCATCCCCATCGCCGAGGCGCTGCTGGAGTCCGCGTCCGGCGCCACCCCCTCCTCCCCTGCAGCTCTCACCATGGTGGTCCGGGCCTGGACATCTTGGGCGGCGGAAGCGAAGGACGTCGGGGCACAGACGAGCTCCGTCATCGCTGCCGCCCGTCGGCTGGCTGCTGCTGCCGGGCGGAAGGTCACAGCCGCCGACTTCACTGCCGCGGCCGCGGACTTCCATGCCCGGACCGGCCGCAGCGCCGGCAACGGGTCGCTGATGCGCACCGCCCCGCTGGCCCTCGCCTACCTGGAGCGGGAGCCTTCCGAACTGGTGGCTGCCGCCGGGGTGGTGAGCGCCCTGACTCACGCCGACCCTGATGCCCAGGAGGCGTGCGGGTTGTGGTGCGTTGCCGTCCGCCACGCGGTTCTTACCGGGCGGCTCGATGTCCGGGTGGGTCTGCCGCTGCTGTCCGAGGAGCGGGCTTCGGTTTGGCTTGAGCGGATTGAAACGGCCGAGCGGTGCCGGCCCCGCGACTTTACCCGCAACGGCTGGGTGGTGGAGGCCTTCCAGGGCGCTTGGAGTGCCATCCATTACGCGGGCCGTTCAACTGTTGGCCCCGCCCACCTTCGGGCTGCTTTGGAGGAGGCGGTGCGGGGTGGACGCGATACCGATACTGTGGCCGCCATCGCCGGCGGCCTGCTGGGTTCGGCGTACGGCTACACCGCGGTGCCTTTCGAGTGGCGGCAGCGCCTTCATGGCTGGCCGGGGCTGCGCGCCCGTGACTTGATGGTGCTGGGCATGGAGCTGGGCCGCGGCGAGGGCAGGCGGGCAGCGTCCTGGCCGCGGGCTGAACGACACGACTACAGCATGTGGGGCCGCACAGACGCGCTGGTCCGGCACCCGCACGACGACGGCGTGTGGCTGGGCGGGGTTCGCTCACTTGAGCGGGTGGCTGAGTTGGGGATTGATGCGGTGGTGTCGCTTTGCCGGCTGGGGACGCTGGACGTGCCGGGCGTGGAGCCCGAGGACCATGCCAGCTTCTGGGTGGTCGACTCCGCTGTTGAAGGCGACAACGCGCATGCCTCCTTTGTCCTCGGGGAAGCGGCGGCCGCCGTCGAACATTACCGCTCGGAAGGCAAGACTGTGCTGCTGCACTGTGTCCGGGCGGAATCCCGGACGCCGACTGTCGCTGCTTTGTATGGTGCCCGCGTTGCCGGCATTTCTCCGCTAGTGGCTCTGGAGGATGTGCGGCGGGCACTGCCTAACGCACGGCCAAATCCTCTCTTCGCCAGGATGCTGGCAGAAGCCGAAACCACCACCAATCCGGTGGCCGGTGGTGCCACGCGCGCAGGTGCCCAATAA